ccactacaggtggggcgcagggggaaatggagaaacacctttattgataacttcacagaTTAcaaaagctcaaagtacaccgacataaaactaagtcatcaataaataaatgttgaaatgcatgtaccttcgtgtaaatgtttaggttaaggcattaacaggttacgcctgcgcatgcgcgacagccgagattcttggcgacatgccaggtcttacctccgtgagttgggcttttctgctgttgtccttcaaaacaaaagctcaacattgaacttttttttcttgtctgatagagcaatttggtttacttgaaagtgattgcaattgcatttattctattatttgaaaagggacagatgcaggagtcataAATGGtggttctcatatttattattatgatcattatttaaatctgaggatgtctgttgagttgatgtgaatgtattcaccaacggtctgagttcagaaccagtcccagataaGAAAAccttcatgaataccaaatttgccccgaaaaactcgtcagtggagttgagaaaatcaccaaatcaaagaccaggagctggatgactgacagcagctcacagacggcctcagactgtctgtctgtgattatgaactaactacaagctcacagacagagttcagtcacatccatcacactgactggaatcacatgacttgatggcattgtgatgagagctgaacttgcATGAGTTGcattgactgatcatgttgtcagtgttgtgttgtaattggattggattcaatttattgtcattgctagagtccaggtacataggcaacgaaatgtaaataaatacaacatttatattggtagttcatccagctgctcattgcaaatgtgtttattcttgttcatattgtgtgcggttaacaaatatcttacttgttatattacacttaaattctgtgttcctggtctcatcaatttgaacgctggaccaaaatgacaattaggccaaataaaaagttgtaagtccagtctggacagtcgttttctctcaacgcctcaataggtagatcttgccggtcatgaaggcggaggtcagggatcttgggctcaaaaaggttggtgaccactgattTAAAGGTACAGTACGCCTCTTTGTTGCCGCTGCTGTGAGGCGTTCACTTCCGTCTCTGTGATTTTTAGTTTTATGGTTTTCTGCTTGATAGTTTTTCAGTATATTAAAAACAAGAAGAGCACATGTTGAAAAACATCAGCTTTAGATTAAATTCTTTTAAAAGTTTGAATAAAAAACGTTTACGTCTTTGAACTGGTTTCCTTCCTCTGAGGAAGACTCTGGTActtaatgtataaatgttttaataGGTTCAGGTGAGGtctgcaaacacacattcaGCTTTCTGTGGAGGTTTATCTGCAGGTGATAATCTGTGATTCGCTGCTGTATGTGCCGtcagacacgtacacacacatgcacacgcacgtgcacacacacacacacacacacactctttcattCTTTTATATCTGTTGGCTCGACACATAGACATTATCAGCtgatctttaacacatgactcGTGACTCACAAGCTTTACTACGCCGACCTTCCTGCGACCTTTAAACTTTGGGTGTTGACGGAGCTCCTTCATTCAGTCACACCAACGGTCAACACCTGGATGAATGGAGATAAACTCATGAAcatgttatttattaaaagacatTCGAGGTCATTTTTACAACAATTGCAAAAATAACATAGTTTATCAGCCAGAAGCTGTAAATAATGTCATTTAtgtcagatttttttatttctatggcAGTCCTTGAACGCATCATGTGAGATAAAAGCTTCTTTCGACATCAACATTTTATTCTACGTGTCTCATATAAAATctctcctcaaataaactgttTACTTTAATCAGATTCTgtaaaaaacattacattttgaGCTCCTCAGTGAAACTATAACGTCATTATTGACTCACCTGAGAGTCTCACTGTTATTTAATCAGAGCGAGGAGAGCCTGGAAACATGTTGATAGTAATATatagaaaaaacatttattacTAACACTTTAGATTATATTGTTTTCAAATTTGATAAATTCAATTATCAAAGAAATCCTTCTTGTGATTGATTAATGTCATAATAACTGAGTTATTATCTGACTTGTTCCAGCTCTACTTCTACTCCTGACGGTTCTGCTTCCAGAGAGAagcaggacttttattttgtagaataaaaagtgttcactgtgtgaatgtgagtgcaCTAAAGACACGTTTAGTCAACCTCAATGAGCAAACTGTCTTTTTTGtaaccccctcccccacagaGTCCCAATTATAAACCCGTCTGTgacttcagcaccacggacagcgacGTGGATTCATCAAAATGTTCACTGATGTCTAAACTATAGATCTGTGTGGTATGAAAGAGATTAAATCACACGATGCCGTCCATCAAGCAGCTGACCAAGTGGTTTTATAGTTGGAACAACGCGTTCATGTTTATCTGTAAAAGACAAACTTTATGGTCATTGAGCACGATTATTCTGGAAGCGCTCCCGGTTTCCTGCGAATGGTCTCTGATGTAATAATGAATCAGTCAATCAAAGTACATCAACATTTACTTTGCACAAAACAACAGGAGCAGGAATTAAAACTACAATAACTTCTCAAAAGCCACATGTTcccaatacagaaaatataaacatccagttcattacattacatttcgctgacacttttatccaaagcgacttacatttATACACcatacacacagctacagggagcaattcagggttaagtgccttgctcaaggacacattgactagggcggggatttaaccgccaacctcctgattgaaagatgaacctcctaaccactgacccacagtcacctaCAGGTTAGACATGTAGTAGAAGACAATAACACCATCGAACCATGCCAAGACATCTTCTGGAGTTCCACAGGGATCCGTTCTGGGCCCCTTGGTTCATCCTCATATCAACGAGTCATCGTACCTTTACTGgggtttttaaatatatttcactcCTTgataaagagaaaacaaaaaagagacatATTGAAAATAATCAGTGTGTCAAACAAAAGTTTATGATTCTACGATAAAGTAAGAagctaacatgtttacatgctgtGAAACACAGTTAAACAACTCATCGACTTctagaggaacaggaagtggaaaaaTGCTGAGTCATTTAGTTGTGGGACTCATTCCTGCAGCTCTCTATTTAATGATCTCAATGTAAATCCCCCTGTCTGCTCCTCATGAATAACACCCTTTGTCATGTTGCATTGTTCTTCCTCAGGTCTGGGTTATTCCTCCATGGTGATTGTGTTTTTCTGCAACACTTACTACATCATGGTGTTGGCCTGGGCCTTCTACTACTTGATCAagtcctttaactccaccctCCCCTGGTCCACCTGCGACAACGAATGGAACACGCCCAGCTGCATCGAGATCTTCCGTCGCCAGGACTGCATCAACGGCAGCTTGGCCAACGTGACCATCAGCGGCAACTTGACCTGCGCCGAGATGGCGGACGCCCAGTCGCCCATCATCGAGTTCTGGGAGTGAGTACTACTTCGTTATCTCAGGTTGGACCTGTTAGCTCAGGTTGGGTCAGTTAGCTCAGGTGGGGTCAGTTAGCTCAGGTTGGGTCAGTTAGCTCAGGTTGGGTCAGTTAGCTCAGGTGGGGTCAGTTAGCTCAGGTGGGGTCGGTTAGCTCAGGTGGGGTCAGTTAGCTCAGGTGGGGTCGGTTAGCTCAGGTGGGGTCAGTTAGCTCAGGTGGGGTCAGTTAGCTCAGGTTGGGTCAGTTGGCTCAGGTGGGGTCGGTTAGCTCAGGTTGGGTCAGTTAGCTCAGGTGGGGTCGGTTAGCTCAGGTTGGGTCAGTTAGCTGAGGTTGGGTCAGTTAGCTCAGGTTGGGTCAGTTAGCTCAGGTTGGGTCATTTAGCTCAGGTTGGGTCAGTTAGCTCAGGTTGGGTCATTTAGCTCAGGTTGGGTCAGTTAGCTGAGGTTGGGTCATTTAGCTCAGGTTGGGTCAGTTAGCTCAGGTTGGGTCATTTAGCTCAGGTTGGGTCAGTTAGCTCAGGTTGGGTCAGTTAGCTCAGGTTGGGTCATTTAGCTCAGGTTGGGTCATTTAGCTCAGGTTGGGTCAGTTAGCTCAGGTTGGGTCAGTTAGCTCAGGTTGGGTCAGTTAGCTCAGGTTGGGTCATTTAGCTCAGGTTGGGTCAGTTAGCTGAGGTTGGGTCAGTTAGCTCAGGTTGGGTCAGTTAGCTCAGGTTGGGTCATTTAGCTCAGGTTGGGTCAGTTAGCTCAGGTTGGGTCATTTAGCTCAGGTTGGGTCATTTAGCTCAGGTTGGGTCAGTTAGCTCAGGTTGGGTCATTTAGCTCAGGTTGGGTCAGTTAGCTCAGGTTGGGTCAGTTAGCTCAGGTTGGGTCATTTAGCTCAGGTTGGGTCAGTTAGCTCAGGTTGGGTCATTTAGCTCAGGTTGGGTCAGTTAGCTCAGGTTGGGTCAGTTAGCTCAGGTTGGGTCATTTAGCTCAGGTTGGGTCAGTTAGCTCAGGTTGGGTCATTTAGCTCAGGTTGGGTCAGTTAGCTCAGGTTGGGTCAGTTAGCTGAGGTTGGGTCAGTTAGCTCAGGTTGGGTCAGTTAGCTCAGGTTGGGTCAGTTAGCTCAGGTTGGGTCATTTAGCTCAGGTTGGGTCAGTTAGCTCAGGTTGGGTCAGTTAGCTCAGGTTGGGTCATTTAGCTCAGGTTGGGTCAGTTAGCTCAGGTTGGGTTGGTTAGCTGATGTTTGCCTTGTTAGCTCAGGTTGGGTCATTTAGCTCAGGTTGGGTCATTTAGCTCAGGTTGGGTCAGTTAGCTGAGGTTGGGTCATTTAGCTCAGGTTGGGTCATTTAGCTCAGGTTGGGTCAGTTAGCTCAGGTTGGGTCAGTTAGCTGAGGTTGGGTCAGTTAGCTCAGGTTGGGTCAGTTAGCTCAGGTTGGGTCAGTTAGCTCAGGTTGGGTCCTGTGGGGTGTCCCCGTTAACGGCGTCATGGCGTTCTCTGTGCAGGAGGAAGGTGCTGAACATTTCCTCCGGTCTGGGCGATACGGGGGATTTCAACTGGGAGATGGCGTTGTGTCTGGTCGCCGTCTGGGTGATGGTTTACTTCTGCGTCTGGAAGGGAGTCAAGTCCACCGGGAAGGTAACTTCTTCTCACACACTGGTGGAGcgttaataataacaatacaaacacaACTTAAAACCTTTAGAATATATCATTCAGAACTAGAACATGAAGCTTTTTATTCTGAAATCACGATGTGCGTTATCAGGTTTCATGAAACACGTCGTTGATATGATATTTATTTCGTTTTCTGCTTAATGTTGTTTTGTCACATCTTTGTTATTCCAAAattgttcttattattattattattattattatgatcagtATCATGAACATTAATATACCTTGTGAGGGATGGGAGCTGGGTCCCCACAGTGACAGTGTGTGCCGGCTGCTGGCGAGTGAAGCGCTAACAGCTGCAGTCAATTACGCAACACcgctgaaggtcagaggtcacctgaCAGCTGATTGATCAGCTTCCAGAGAGCCGCGTCACGGCAATAAGAGGGGAGAACCGCCCCATTTTATTTACACCAGCTGCTCCACATTAAtataggagaaggagaagaggaggagaagaggaggaggccattATTTGGGGTTATTTAGGGGGCAGCTTTTATAAATGTGCTACTGTTCCTTTAAAAGTTCAACCTTCAAACGTAAAGAGAAGACGCTgtgattcagtgtgtgtgtgtgtgtgtgtgtgactcgtaCCCACTGCTGTCACATGGCCGGCCTAAGCGTTGCCGTGACGACaacagggaggggaggggctgtgAGGTGGCGGGCTGCGATTGGTCGTCATGTGGGTGGACAGTTTGACTGCAGTGGGACGTGACTGAGAGAGAAGTACtactgtgtgtacacacacacacacacacacacacacacacacagaggcctttACCTTTAAATACTTTACTTACTGTTTATGTAGTAATACTCATGCATATACATTTACAACATATAggtatacgtatgtatatatatatataatatatatatacttacatagaagtgtgtgtgtttaaatcagcaagagagagagagaatttgaTGGACATCCATTGATTGTGACATTTATTGAGCTTTTTATGACTGCATGAACTCAGagacctgtgtgtgagtgtttctctgtatctgtgtgtgtgtgtgtgtgtgtgtgtgtttctttgtgttggAACCTTGTGGAAagttgttctttattttcacTGAAACTCGACACCTGAGACCAAACGCTCTCCATGGTGCTGAacctgtccgtgtgtgtgtgtgtgtgtgtgtgcgcgtgtgtgtgtctcagcagGTCAGATCAGGTTCCTGTATTCTCCGTCCTCACAGGTGGAACTCGTCTCTTTATGATTAAATCAGCTTCTCGTGTTTTTATTTCTCGTCCATAACTGAAATATTCTCACgagaactttgtgttttcagagttttggggggtaTTTCACACTTcatgttaacgtgtgtgtgtgtgtttcagattgTGTACTTCACGGCCACCTTCCCCTACGTGGTCCTGGTCATCCTGCTGGTCAGAGGGGTCACGCTCCCCGGGGCCTACGACGGCATCATGTACTTCATCAAACCCGACTGGTCCAAACTGGGCGAGGCTCAGGTCGGTTCCCCGTAGAACCGGTTCCTctcaccagaaccagaacctcaCAAAAGAAACCAAAATGATGTGAAACAAATAAGTGGTCCAGCTGAGCAGTGAAGgcatctcccctcccctctgacctctgaccttcgacctctgacctccaggtgTGGATCGATGCCGGCACTCAGATCTTCTTCTCGTACGCCATCGGGCTCGGAGCGCTGACGGCTCTGGGGAGCTACAACCGCTTCAACAACGACTGCTACAAGTACGCTTTAAATACTTCTACAGCAgcaagtacctctgagaggtagtacagtataaagtactacatgtacctctgaggtagtacagtgtaaagtactacatgtacctctgaggtagtacagtgtaaagtactacatgtacctctgatgtagtacagtataaagtactacatgtacctctgatgtagtacagtataaagtactacatgtacctctgagaggtagtacagtataaagtactacatgtacctctgagaggtagtacagtgtaaagtactacatgtacctctgatgtagtacagtataaagtactacatgtacctctgaggtagtacagtgtaaagtactacatgtacctctgatgtagtacagtataaagtactacatgtacctctgaggtagtacagtataaagtactacatgtacctctgagaggtagtacagtgtaaagtactacatgtacctctgatgtagtacagtgtaaagtactacatgtacctctgatgtagtacagtataaagtactacatgtacctctgaggtagtacagtgtaaagtactacatgtacctctgatgtagtacagtgtaaagtactacatgtacctctgaggtagtacagtataaagtactacatgtacctctgagaggtagtacagtataaagtactacatgtacctctgtagtacagtataaagtactacatgtacctctgagaggtagtacagtataaagtactacatgtacctctgtagtacagtataaagtatgacatgtacctctgagaggtagtacagtgtaaagtactacatgtacctctgatgtagtacagtataaagtactacatgtacctctgagaggtagtacagtgtaaagtactacatgtacctctgatgtagtacagtgtaaagtactacatgtacctctgaggtagtacagtataaagtactacatgtacctctgagaggtagtacagtataaagtatgacatgtacctctgagaggtagtacagtataaagtactacatgtacctctgatgtagtacagtataaagtatgACATGTACCTCTAagaggtagtacagtataaagtactacatgtacctctgtagtacagtataaagtactacatgtacctctgagaggtagtacagtataaagtactacatgtacctctgatgtagtacagtataaagtactaaatgTACCTCGGAGACTGAGATGTCCTCACAAAGCTGGTTAGAAACTCGGACCCCACGGACACAGAAAGACAAGTATTTAAGTACAGCTGATCGGGTGTGTGTGGTCATAATATGTACTGTAGTCCTCGCCGCAGTGTATTGATCTCATTGATCCGTCTCTCGCCGTCTCCTCAGAGACGCCTTCGTCTTGGCTCTGATCAACAGCGGCACCAGTTTCTTTGCGGGCTTCGTGGTGTTCTCCATCCTGGGCTTCATGGCGGCCGAGCAGGGAGTCCACATCTCGCAGGTCGCCGAGTCGGGTAAACACAATAAAGATGGCTGAACAGACGCTACAGAGATTACAACCatactagtgtgtgtgtctgtgtgtttgtgtgtgtgggtttgtctgtgtgtgtgtgtgtctgtgtgtgtatctgtgtgtgtgtgtgtgtgtctgtgtgtatttaacagaattatttattatttattgataaAAAACTAAAGTTTACAGATTGTGGATTTAATGAGAAGAGTACACAGTAAAGTTGCgaaatcattattttatttacttgaAAATACTGGAAACTTCTTTCTTCTGAGAAAAATCCTAAACAATTAGAGAAAGAAAATCAAAGTTTTAAGgtcaaaacttttaaaaaattgcaATCAAATAAATTTGACAAATGATGAAAGATAATAAATGTTATAATGATTGTGGTCTTACCCCTCCAGGTCCCGGTCTGGCCTTCATCGCGTACCCGAAGGCCGTCAGCCTGATGCCGGTGGCTCCTCTGTGGGCcgcgctcttcttcttcatgctgctgctgctgggcctcGACAGCCAGGTGAGCCACGACGGTGCATTCAGGGAAGCTCCGACATCAGAGACCTCAGCTGACTTTCatggaaacaaaacaataaccaTACGCATCTATATTAATagatctgtatatatatattagtatgtaAACTTGTATGTATATTAGTatgctaagtgtgtgtgtgtgtgtgcagtttgtgGGGGTGGAGGGCTTCGTCACGGGGATCCTGGACGTGTTTCCTGGGAAGCAGCACTACcgctacaggagggaggtcactgtggccatctGCTGCTTGCTGTGCTTCATCATCGACCTCTCCATGGTCACGCAGGTCAGGGctgcaccatcaccatcatcttcatcacgacagagaacaggaagtgagtgaacggctgtttgtttgtttgtttgtctgtctcagGGTGGGATGTACGTGTTCCAGCTGTTCGACTACTACTCGGCCAGCGGGATGACGCTGCTGTGGCAAGCCTTCTGGGAGTGTATCGTAGTGGCCTGGGTCTAcggcaagtacacacacacatagacacatacatatacagacacacaaatacatatgtatttgtgtacaaGTACACATTAGTATACATGCAGTCCTCTTACCCCGAGTCTGGCTGCAGGTGCTGACCGCTTCATGGACGACGTGGCTCGTATGATTGGCTACCGGCCGTTCCCCTGGATGAAGTGGTGCTGGTCCTTCATCACGCCGTGTGTCTGCATGGTGAGACgcgtacaagtacacagagacgtgtgtacaagtacacagagacgtgtgtacaagtacacagagacgcgtgtacaagtacacagagaagtaccctcctcctcctctccccctcaggGCATCTTCCTGTTCCACCTGGTGAACTACAAGCCGCTGACCTACAACAACGTGTACGTGTACCCGTGGTGGGGCGAGGTCATCGGCTGGTGCATGGCGCTGTCCTCCATGCTCTGCATCCCCGTCAGCCTCCTCTACAAGCTGGTCAGGGCCAAGGGCTCCTTCAAGGAGGTGGGGCCTGGGGGGACACAAACACTGGGAGGGGCAGGGAGACACTGGGGGGGAcgctgggagacactggggggacactgggggacactgggagacactgggggacactgggggacactggggagacactgggggacactgggagacactggggggGACTGGGGGGAAGctgggggacactggggggGACTGGGGGGAagctgggagacactgggagacactgggggaagctgggagacactgggagacactggggggGACAGTTAAAGTACTGATACAAACTTGTacttatattgtgttttttctacACACTCTTTTGTCAACACTGCACCGATTGGTTAGTTACTGTCTCTTTAATGTTCTGGCtaacctgtctctcct
The genomic region above belongs to Pseudoliparis swirei isolate HS2019 ecotype Mariana Trench chromosome 9, NWPU_hadal_v1, whole genome shotgun sequence and contains:
- the slc6a8 gene encoding sodium- and chloride-dependent creatine transporter 1 isoform X2, giving the protein MCGTSPPYLKVDLAGHEGGGQGSWAQKGLGYSSMVIVFFCNTYYIMVLAWAFYYLIKSFNSTLPWSTCDNEWNTPSCIEIFRRQDCINGSLANVTISGNLTCAEMADAQSPIIEFWERKVLNISSGLGDTGDFNWEMALCLVAVWVMVYFCVWKGVKSTGKIVYFTATFPYVVLVILLVRGVTLPGAYDGIMYFIKPDWSKLGEAQVWIDAGTQIFFSYAIGLGALTALGSYNRFNNDCYKDAFVLALINSGTSFFAGFVVFSILGFMAAEQGVHISQVAESGPGLAFIAYPKAVSLMPVAPLWAALFFFMLLLLGLDSQFVGVEGFVTGILDVFPGKQHYRYRREVTVAICCLLCFIIDLSMVTQGGMYVFQLFDYYSASGMTLLWQAFWECIVVAWVYGADRFMDDVARMIGYRPFPWMKWCWSFITPCVCMGIFLFHLVNYKPLTYNNVYVYPWWGEVIGWCMALSSMLCIPVSLLYKLVRAKGSFKERWAHLTTPVWGAHHLEYMSTDIKSLSSLSTAADDSKVVISESVM
- the slc6a8 gene encoding sodium- and chloride-dependent creatine transporter 1 isoform X1, whose protein sequence is MEKQTLPSSCSLVLLEETKKNPLLLSNGGGAYTPAASNGSLVPLAPGSGPEGAAGACGGPDRKAVPAPGPGYPERETWTRQMDFMMSCVGFAVGLGNVWRFPYLCYKNGGGVFLIPYLLIVFVGGIPIFFLEIALGQFMKAGSINVWNIAPLFKGLGYSSMVIVFFCNTYYIMVLAWAFYYLIKSFNSTLPWSTCDNEWNTPSCIEIFRRQDCINGSLANVTISGNLTCAEMADAQSPIIEFWERKVLNISSGLGDTGDFNWEMALCLVAVWVMVYFCVWKGVKSTGKIVYFTATFPYVVLVILLVRGVTLPGAYDGIMYFIKPDWSKLGEAQVWIDAGTQIFFSYAIGLGALTALGSYNRFNNDCYKDAFVLALINSGTSFFAGFVVFSILGFMAAEQGVHISQVAESGPGLAFIAYPKAVSLMPVAPLWAALFFFMLLLLGLDSQFVGVEGFVTGILDVFPGKQHYRYRREVTVAICCLLCFIIDLSMVTQGGMYVFQLFDYYSASGMTLLWQAFWECIVVAWVYGADRFMDDVARMIGYRPFPWMKWCWSFITPCVCMGIFLFHLVNYKPLTYNNVYVYPWWGEVIGWCMALSSMLCIPVSLLYKLVRAKGSFKERWAHLTTPVWGAHHLEYMSTDIKSLSSLSTAADDSKVVISESVM